One Pseudanabaena sp. ABRG5-3 DNA segment encodes these proteins:
- the uraD gene encoding 2-oxo-4-hydroxy-4-carboxy-5-ureidoimidazoline decarboxylase — MSQAEFTEALGSIFEHTPEIASEAWRSLPFENVLQLHRTMAEVVNKMSADDQLKLICAHPDLGSKFKMAEASVQEQSTVGLDQLSAAEYNRFQQLNDAYKEKFGFPFIIAVRNHTKDTILKAFEQRLENDPQIERKQAIAEIIEIARWRLTLAISN; from the coding sequence ATGAGTCAGGCTGAATTTACCGAAGCCCTAGGTTCTATTTTTGAACATACCCCTGAAATTGCCTCTGAAGCATGGAGATCGCTACCTTTTGAAAATGTGCTGCAATTGCATCGGACGATGGCAGAGGTTGTTAACAAAATGAGTGCAGATGATCAGTTGAAGTTAATCTGCGCCCATCCCGATCTCGGCAGCAAATTTAAAATGGCTGAAGCCTCAGTACAGGAGCAATCTACGGTTGGTTTAGATCAACTTTCTGCCGCAGAATATAATCGCTTTCAACAACTTAATGATGCTTACAAAGAGAAATTTGGATTTCCTTTTATTATCGCTGTCCGCAATCATACTAAAGATACGATTCTCAAAGCTTTTGAGCAAAGACTAGAGAACGATCCACAGATCGAAAGAAAACAGGCGATCGCTGAGATTATCGAAATTGCCAGATGGCGTTTAACTTTGGCAATTAGCAATTAG
- the hpxO gene encoding FAD-dependent urate hydroxylase HpxO, producing the protein MYGLKAIVIGAGIGGLTAGIALRRAGYEVEVYDRVRELRPTGAGISLWSNGVKVLNRLGLGEQMAAIGGKMDRMEYRHLSGKLLNEISLQPLIEDVGQRPYPVARRDLQNLLLEAFELSGGKLTLGKKCIECLENDRDITAKFEDGSSATGDLLVAADGVHSILREYILGEKIEPKYGGYVNWNGLVPISEDLAPSDMWAIYVGEHKRASLMPVGGDRFYFFFDVPLPKGTTSDRANYRDELKEYFQGWAEPVQLLIDRLDPDAVARVEIHDVGPITRMVRGRVALVGDSAHATCPDLGQGGCQAMEDGLVLANYLISTNLSVPDALMRYEKERKVRTTEIVNKARNRAETIHGKDPEVSQKWYEQLEHESPLDVTKAIAKIISGGPLH; encoded by the coding sequence ATGTACGGCTTAAAAGCAATAGTAATTGGTGCGGGTATCGGTGGACTGACAGCAGGAATCGCTCTGCGAAGGGCTGGCTATGAAGTAGAAGTTTATGATCGCGTGCGGGAACTACGTCCCACTGGTGCAGGAATTTCACTATGGTCAAACGGAGTCAAAGTTCTCAATCGTCTTGGTTTAGGCGAACAAATGGCAGCGATCGGCGGCAAGATGGATCGCATGGAATATCGCCATCTATCGGGAAAACTTCTTAATGAGATTTCACTTCAGCCTTTAATTGAGGACGTTGGTCAACGTCCCTACCCAGTTGCCAGACGGGATTTACAAAACCTCCTTTTAGAAGCATTTGAGTTGTCAGGTGGCAAATTAACTCTGGGTAAAAAATGTATTGAATGCCTAGAAAACGATCGCGATATCACAGCCAAATTTGAAGATGGGAGTAGCGCTACAGGGGATTTATTAGTAGCTGCCGATGGTGTGCATTCCATTTTGAGAGAATATATTCTGGGTGAAAAGATAGAGCCTAAGTATGGTGGGTATGTTAATTGGAATGGACTAGTTCCAATTAGTGAAGATCTTGCCCCTAGTGATATGTGGGCAATCTATGTCGGTGAACATAAACGAGCCTCGCTGATGCCCGTAGGTGGCGATCGCTTCTATTTCTTTTTTGATGTGCCATTACCTAAAGGTACAACTAGCGATCGCGCCAACTATCGCGATGAGCTGAAAGAATATTTTCAAGGATGGGCAGAACCTGTGCAGCTATTGATTGATCGCCTTGACCCTGATGCAGTAGCGCGAGTAGAGATTCATGATGTTGGGCCGATTACAAGGATGGTAAGAGGTCGAGTGGCTTTAGTTGGCGACTCAGCCCATGCAACTTGTCCTGATCTGGGACAGGGGGGCTGTCAGGCAATGGAAGATGGTCTAGTCCTCGCAAATTATCTAATCTCGACTAATTTGAGTGTACCTGATGCCCTAATGCGCTATGAAAAAGAGCGTAAGGTTAGAACTACTGAGATCGTCAATAAAGCACGGAATCGCGCAGAAACTATTCATGGCAAAGATCCTGAAGTTTCCCAAAAATGGTATGAGCAACTGGAACATGAAAGTCCATTGGATGTTACCAAGGCGATCGCCAAAATTATTAGCGGGGGCCCATTACATTGA
- the puuE gene encoding allantoinase PuuE — protein sequence MTYPRDMIGYGRNTPNPKWENDARIAVQFVINYEEGGETCILHGDTTSETFLSEIVGAAPIDGLRHMNMESCYEYGSRAGFWRLYRMFSDRHIPVTIYGIAMALERNPEAVAAMMEANWEIASHGYRWIDYKYFSPEQEQEHLQKAIAIHTKVTGNRPLGWYTGRTSPHTRRLVVEDGGFLYDSDSYADDLPYWNHEYGRPHLIIPYTLDNNDMRFATTQGFNSGDQFFAYLRDAFDVLYAEGDTTPKMMSIGLHCRLVGRPGRAAALARFLDYVQNRDRVWICRRIDIAHHWHKHHEPT from the coding sequence ATGACCTACCCCAGAGACATGATTGGCTATGGGAGAAATACTCCCAATCCCAAATGGGAAAATGATGCTCGCATTGCCGTCCAGTTTGTGATCAATTACGAAGAGGGGGGTGAAACCTGTATCCTGCATGGTGACACAACTTCAGAAACTTTCCTGTCAGAAATTGTCGGTGCTGCCCCCATTGACGGATTGCGACATATGAATATGGAGTCTTGTTATGAATATGGCAGTCGCGCAGGATTCTGGCGACTATATCGCATGTTTAGCGATCGCCATATTCCTGTAACAATCTACGGGATTGCGATGGCATTAGAACGCAATCCTGAAGCCGTAGCAGCGATGATGGAAGCTAATTGGGAAATAGCGAGTCATGGCTATCGCTGGATTGATTATAAATATTTTTCACCTGAACAGGAACAGGAACATTTGCAAAAGGCGATTGCCATTCATACGAAAGTTACAGGCAATCGCCCCTTAGGTTGGTACACGGGACGCACTAGCCCACATACGCGCCGTTTAGTTGTTGAAGATGGGGGATTTCTCTACGATTCCGATAGCTATGCCGACGACCTTCCCTATTGGAATCATGAATATGGCAGACCGCATCTCATCATTCCCTATACCCTTGACAACAACGATATGCGCTTTGCTACAACTCAGGGTTTTAATTCAGGAGATCAATTTTTTGCTTATCTGCGTGATGCCTTTGATGTTCTCTATGCAGAGGGTGATACTACCCCCAAGATGATGAGCATTGGTTTACATTGCCGCTTGGTAGGTAGACCAGGGAGAGCGGCGGCTTTGGCAAGATTTTTAGACTATGTGCAAAATCGTGATCGCGTCTGGATTTGTCGCCGCATTGATATTGCCCATCATTGGCACAAGCATCATGAACCAACATAA